A window of the Polaribacter sp. HaHaR_3_91 genome harbors these coding sequences:
- a CDS encoding cellulose synthase family protein, whose protein sequence is MVIEYIIIIIYSLSLLLIFMYALAQLNLLLNYLKARKKVDNSEKFNFSNTNEIPFITIQLPVYNELYVMERLLKNIALLEYPREKLEIQVLDDSTDESVEITAKLIKEIQALGIDIQHTRRSNRQGFKAGALKEGLKTAKGEFIAIFDADFLPEPDWLYKTVPYFKDPEIGVIQTRWGHINRDYSTLTKIQAFALDAHFTLEQVGRNSQGHFINFNGTAGLWRKECIYDAGNWEGDTLTEDLDLSYRAQLKNWKFKYLENVVTPAELPVVISAARSQQFRWNKGGAENFQKMMKRVIKSKNVPFKTKIHSLLHLLNSSMFTCIFLVAVLSVPMLYIKNEYAHLKIYFYVMSFFVISSLIFFVCYWFMFKAIYGGGFVKFIKYIGSFFTFFSIAMGFSLHNTIAVLEGHLGKKSEFIRTPKFNINGLKGEWKSNKYIKKKPSFHVILEGLLALYFVFGMYSAFVVGDQGGDFGLFPFHLMLFIGYSYVFVKSIFSKV, encoded by the coding sequence GTGGTTATAGAATACATTATCATAATTATTTACTCGTTATCGTTATTGCTCATTTTTATGTATGCATTAGCGCAATTAAATTTACTTTTAAACTATTTAAAAGCAAGAAAGAAAGTAGATAACTCAGAAAAATTTAATTTCTCAAATACAAATGAGATTCCGTTTATTACCATACAATTACCCGTTTATAATGAGTTGTATGTAATGGAGCGCTTGTTAAAAAACATTGCGTTATTAGAATACCCAAGAGAAAAGTTAGAAATTCAGGTTTTAGATGATTCTACCGACGAATCTGTAGAAATAACTGCGAAACTTATCAAAGAAATTCAAGCGCTTGGTATAGACATTCAGCATACTAGAAGAAGCAATAGACAAGGCTTTAAAGCAGGTGCGTTAAAAGAAGGTTTAAAAACAGCCAAAGGAGAATTCATCGCTATTTTTGATGCAGATTTTTTACCAGAACCAGATTGGTTATACAAAACTGTTCCTTATTTTAAAGACCCAGAAATTGGTGTTATTCAAACACGCTGGGGGCATATTAACAGAGATTATTCTACGCTTACTAAAATTCAGGCTTTTGCTTTAGACGCACACTTTACTTTAGAACAAGTAGGTAGAAATAGTCAAGGACATTTTATCAACTTTAATGGTACTGCTGGTCTTTGGAGAAAAGAATGTATTTATGATGCTGGTAACTGGGAAGGAGACACGCTTACTGAAGATTTAGATTTAAGCTATAGAGCACAATTAAAAAATTGGAAATTTAAATACCTAGAAAACGTAGTTACACCGGCAGAATTACCGGTAGTTATTAGCGCTGCTAGATCTCAACAATTTAGATGGAATAAAGGTGGTGCAGAGAATTTTCAGAAGATGATGAAACGTGTTATTAAAAGTAAAAACGTTCCTTTTAAAACTAAAATTCATAGTTTATTACACCTATTAAACAGTTCTATGTTTACATGTATTTTCTTGGTAGCAGTTTTAAGTGTACCTATGTTGTACATTAAAAATGAATATGCGCATCTAAAAATATACTTTTATGTAATGAGCTTTTTTGTAATAAGCTCACTAATATTTTTTGTTTGCTATTGGTTTATGTTTAAAGCAATTTATGGTGGCGGATTTGTAAAATTCATAAAATATATTGGATCTTTTTTCACCTTTTTCTCCATTGCAATGGGGTTTTCTTTACACAATACAATTGCTGTTTTAGAAGGTCATTTAGGTAAAAAAAGTGAATTTATAAGAACTCCAAAATTCAATATTAATGGATTAAAAGGAGAATGGAAAAGCAACAAATACATAAAGAAAAAGCCATCTTTTCATGTTATTTTGGAAGGTTTATTGGCTCTATATTTCGTTTTTGGTATGTACAGTGCATTTGTTGTAGGAGACCAAGGTGGAGATTTCGGTTTATTTCCTTTTCACTTAATGCTTTTTATTGGGTATAGTTATGTATTCGTTAAATCAATATTCTCGAAAGTTTAA
- a CDS encoding mannosyltransferase produces the protein MSSFTKYKDVFLILISTLLYVIFAYYLERTEFYKLLFLWFSLFTCFFFLIKSKSINISTLIGLVILFRLIFLFAIPNLSQDFYRFIWDGRMILEGLNPYLSLPKTYIQQGLHPIAETSNLYAGMGEMNGSHYTNYPPINQLCFLIAALFASKSIFGSIVVLRLIIILADIGILYFGKKLLERLNLPVKNIFLYALNPFIVIEMTGNLHFEPVMLFFLIWSFYKLHQQKWIWAAVLLACSVSVKLIPLLFLPLFFQWFVNSKMNATSIKKSYSDKKLKWITTFSGIKKLIGFYAITLSTIIILFLPFYSSEFVNNYANSVGLWFRNFEFNASFYYIFREIGYLFRGYNEIAIIGKITPILTILFLVIITFFRKNNALVPLITAMLFGLCFYYFTATTVHPWYLATPLILSIFTKYRFPIIWTIVIIFSYQAYANNPWEENLWFVGIEYVILYGFLIFELLKNRKYYKIVK, from the coding sequence ATGTCGTCTTTTACCAAATACAAAGACGTATTCCTAATTTTAATTAGCACACTTTTATATGTAATTTTTGCCTATTATTTAGAAAGAACAGAATTCTATAAACTTTTATTTTTATGGTTTTCACTTTTTACTTGTTTCTTTTTTTTGATAAAAAGCAAATCTATAAACATCTCAACTTTAATTGGATTAGTGATTCTTTTTAGGTTGATTTTTCTCTTCGCTATCCCAAATTTATCTCAAGATTTCTACAGATTTATTTGGGATGGACGTATGATTCTTGAAGGATTAAATCCGTATTTATCGTTACCAAAAACCTACATTCAACAAGGTCTTCACCCAATAGCAGAAACATCTAATTTGTATGCTGGTATGGGAGAAATGAACGGAAGCCACTACACCAATTATCCTCCTATAAACCAACTCTGTTTTTTAATAGCTGCGTTGTTTGCTAGTAAAAGTATATTTGGTTCTATTGTAGTTTTAAGACTGATTATTATTCTTGCTGATATTGGAATTCTGTACTTCGGAAAAAAACTACTAGAAAGATTAAACTTGCCTGTAAAAAACATTTTTTTGTATGCGTTAAATCCCTTTATAGTTATAGAAATGACAGGTAACTTGCATTTTGAGCCAGTTATGTTATTTTTCTTAATTTGGAGTTTTTACAAATTACATCAACAAAAATGGATATGGGCCGCAGTTCTTTTAGCCTGCTCTGTTTCTGTGAAGCTAATTCCGCTATTATTTTTACCTTTGTTTTTTCAATGGTTTGTAAACTCTAAGATGAATGCCACAAGCATAAAAAAATCTTATAGTGATAAAAAATTAAAATGGATTACTACCTTCTCGGGAATCAAAAAATTGATAGGTTTTTATGCAATAACATTATCAACCATCATCATTCTATTTCTTCCTTTTTACTCATCTGAATTCGTTAATAATTATGCTAATTCTGTAGGCTTATGGTTTCGTAATTTTGAATTTAATGCAAGTTTCTATTATATTTTTAGAGAAATTGGTTACCTATTTAGAGGTTATAATGAGATTGCAATTATTGGGAAAATCACTCCCATTTTAACGATATTATTTTTAGTCATAATCACTTTTTTTAGAAAAAACAACGCTTTAGTTCCATTAATCACAGCAATGTTATTTGGATTGTGTTTTTATTATTTCACGGCAACAACCGTACATCCTTGGTATTTGGCAACACCTTTAATTTTATCCATTTTTACGAAGTATCGCTTTCCAATAATCTGGACAATTGTAATTATTTTTAGTTATCAAGCCTATGCAAACAATCCTTGGGAAGAAAACCTGTGGTTCGTTGGTATAGAATACGTTATCCTCTATGGGTTTCTTATTTTTGAACTTCTAAAGAACCGTAAATATTATAAAATTGTAAAATAA
- a CDS encoding LacI family DNA-binding transcriptional regulator, which translates to MKRLTIKDIAKEFNVSISTVSKALNDSYEISVSTKDKIQKYAKEKNYKPNFNALSLKNRQTKTIGIIIPNMLNYFFAQVFNGIEKVANDRGYKIISCISNESFKKEVETIEMLSNGSIDGFILSLAEETVSKGDYKHFQEVLDNATPIVMFDRVAEKLKCDKVVTDNFDSARSTVSYLVKSGHKNIAFISTMNNLDIGRRRQLGYLKGLEDYNLKAEKNLIINIDDNYKNYENILTPIFKDNTIDSVIATDESSAIAAMKVAIKQGHKIPENFSVISFSNGILARHSSPRMTTVSQHGEIMGATAAEMLINRLEDKSKVKKKHETVIVKTDLVERNSTKNIL; encoded by the coding sequence ATGAAAAGACTTACCATAAAAGACATTGCTAAAGAATTTAATGTTTCTATTTCTACTGTTTCTAAAGCACTTAACGACAGTTATGAAATTAGCGTAAGTACAAAAGATAAAATTCAAAAATACGCGAAAGAGAAAAACTACAAACCGAACTTTAATGCACTAAGTTTAAAGAATAGACAGACCAAAACTATCGGAATTATCATTCCGAATATGTTAAACTATTTTTTTGCGCAGGTATTTAACGGTATCGAAAAAGTTGCCAACGACAGAGGTTATAAAATAATTTCATGTATTTCTAATGAGTCTTTTAAGAAAGAAGTAGAAACTATTGAAATGCTTTCTAACGGGAGTATCGATGGTTTTATATTATCGCTTGCAGAAGAAACCGTTTCTAAAGGAGATTATAAACACTTTCAAGAAGTTTTAGACAATGCAACTCCTATTGTTATGTTTGATAGAGTTGCTGAAAAATTAAAATGTGACAAGGTTGTTACAGATAATTTTGACAGTGCTAGAAGTACCGTTTCTTATTTAGTTAAATCTGGTCATAAAAACATTGCCTTTATTTCTACAATGAATAATTTAGATATTGGAAGAAGAAGACAATTAGGTTATTTAAAAGGTTTAGAAGATTACAATCTTAAAGCCGAAAAAAACCTCATCATAAATATTGATGACAATTATAAAAACTACGAGAATATTTTAACTCCTATTTTTAAAGACAACACCATAGATAGTGTTATTGCTACAGACGAATCTTCTGCTATTGCAGCAATGAAAGTAGCTATAAAACAAGGACATAAAATTCCAGAAAACTTTTCTGTTATTTCCTTTTCTAACGGAATCTTAGCAAGACACTCTAGCCCAAGAATGACTACTGTTAGCCAACACGGAGAAATTATGGGAGCTACAGCTGCAGAAATGCTAATAAACAGACTAGAAGACAAGTCTAAGGTGAAGAAAAAGCATGAAACTGTTATTGTTAAGACAGATTTAGTTGAAAGAAATTCTACTAAAAACATATTATAA
- a CDS encoding glucosaminidase domain-containing protein: MKLRVVLFCVSLLILSSCGSSKKASRTKRDTGVVLNEPKPVKIPTSSEVERTKDLITKNSNLNKQTLDYIRKYAAVSVKEMHLHRIPASITLAQGILESGRGRSELALKSNNHFGIKCHSEWQGQRVYHDDDHKGECFRKYQYVESSYDDHSAFLTQRRRYAFLFDYDSDDYKGWAKGLRRAGYATDKKYPNKLIKIIEDYRLHEFDKIKNRVGNKNIDVVTDDVRTKKTIGKYYEVKKGDTLYSIARKFNTTVETIKEINGLKDNTISIGQHLLTR; encoded by the coding sequence ATGAAGTTAAGAGTTGTATTATTTTGTGTTAGTTTATTAATTTTATCAAGTTGTGGGTCTAGCAAAAAAGCTAGTAGAACTAAAAGGGATACTGGTGTTGTTTTAAATGAACCGAAGCCTGTAAAAATACCTACATCAAGTGAAGTAGAACGAACTAAAGATTTAATAACTAAAAACTCAAATTTAAATAAACAAACTTTAGATTATATTAGAAAATATGCAGCAGTTTCTGTTAAAGAAATGCATTTGCATAGAATTCCTGCTAGTATTACGTTAGCCCAAGGTATTTTAGAATCGGGTAGAGGAAGGAGCGAATTGGCTTTAAAATCGAACAATCACTTTGGTATAAAATGTCATAGTGAATGGCAAGGACAACGCGTTTATCATGACGATGATCATAAAGGAGAATGCTTTAGAAAATACCAATATGTAGAATCTTCTTATGATGATCATTCTGCATTTTTAACACAAAGAAGAAGGTATGCTTTTTTGTTTGATTATGATAGTGATGATTATAAAGGTTGGGCTAAAGGGTTAAGAAGAGCAGGATATGCCACGGATAAAAAATATCCAAATAAACTTATCAAAATTATTGAAGACTATAGGTTACATGAATTTGATAAAATAAAAAATAGAGTTGGCAATAAAAATATAGATGTTGTGACGGATGATGTTAGAACCAAGAAAACTATTGGTAAGTATTATGAGGTTAAAAAAGGAGATACATTGTACTCTATTGCTAGAAAATTTAATACAACTGTTGAGACTATTAAAGAAATTAACGGCTTAAAAGATAATACAATATCTATTGGGCAACACTTGCTTACTAGATAA
- a CDS encoding HAD family hydrolase: protein MNLSKVKLVVSDMDGTLLNSKGEVSTLFFDLFKQLKEKNITFCAASGRQYNSIVSKLDAIKNDIYVIAENGGIAKKNDDLLVINLLSAEKIKKILPILKSIENSHVVLCGKNGAFIDSKDEDFIDLFQEYYTKYQIVDDLYSVIDKEDFLKVAIYHFTSSEQYVYPLIKDFDEDLLIKISGKNWLDISDKKSNKGNALRKVQQILNITKEETMVFGDYHNDIEMLREADFSFSMRNAHKDITKIANYATESNDNYGVEKVLTQLIEAK from the coding sequence ATGAATTTATCTAAAGTAAAATTAGTAGTTTCTGATATGGATGGAACATTACTAAACTCAAAAGGTGAAGTAAGCACCTTATTCTTTGACTTATTTAAACAACTGAAAGAAAAAAACATTACTTTTTGCGCTGCAAGCGGAAGACAATATAATAGTATCGTTTCTAAACTAGATGCCATTAAAAATGATATTTATGTAATTGCAGAAAATGGGGGAATTGCAAAAAAAAATGATGACTTATTAGTCATAAATTTACTTTCTGCAGAAAAAATTAAAAAAATTCTTCCGATTTTAAAAAGTATAGAAAACTCTCATGTAGTTTTGTGTGGGAAAAATGGGGCATTTATAGATTCTAAAGATGAAGATTTTATTGATTTGTTTCAAGAATATTATACCAAATACCAAATTGTAGATGATTTATATAGCGTTATAGACAAAGAGGATTTCTTAAAAGTAGCAATTTATCATTTTACATCTTCAGAACAATACGTATACCCACTTATAAAAGATTTTGATGAAGACTTATTAATTAAAATCTCAGGAAAAAACTGGTTAGATATTTCTGATAAAAAATCAAATAAAGGAAATGCTTTAAGAAAGGTTCAACAAATCTTAAATATTACCAAAGAAGAAACGATGGTTTTTGGTGATTACCATAATGATATAGAAATGTTAAGAGAAGCAGATTTTAGTTTTTCTATGAGAAATGCTCATAAAGACATTACCAAAATTGCTAATTACGCTACCGAAAGTAATGATAATTATGGCGTAGAAAAGGTATTAACACAATTAATAGAAGCTAAGTAA